The following are encoded in a window of Armatimonadota bacterium genomic DNA:
- a CDS encoding ABC transporter permease subunit (The N-terminal region of this protein, as described by TIGR01726, is a three transmembrane segment that identifies a subfamily of ABC transporter permease subunits, which specificities that include histidine, arginine, glutamine, glutamate, L-cystine (sic), the opines (in Agrobacterium) octopine and nopaline, etc.), which yields MRQPTPDRQATPPSRRAGPPPWRNARILAAAAQVVVLAAVAGGLWAATLALRASFARQNIRLDWGVFTQPAGFELSALTVTLDLQTLHLKPFEPTDSNAEAIIAGLFNTVQVAVVGIVLATALGVLVGVARLSRNWLVARLSLAYVEALRNTPLLVQLFFWYFAVFLQLPDGSPARPPLRAGPVTLTNSGLAVGGQVVERFGRLVVDGGYQLPPELAALVIGLAVYTSAFIGEIVRGGILAVPRGQMEAARSLGLTYGQALRHVVLPQAFRIVIPPLGNQFLNLTKNSSLAIGIGYAELLTAANTVSSQSFRSLEAFTVVTLAYLALSLSIAAALNLVRARLALPGTL from the coding sequence ATGCGGCAACCCACACCGGACAGACAGGCAACTCCCCCCTCGCGGCGGGCCGGCCCGCCCCCGTGGCGGAACGCCCGCATCCTGGCCGCGGCCGCCCAGGTGGTCGTCCTCGCGGCCGTGGCGGGAGGCCTGTGGGCCGCCACCCTCGCCCTGCGGGCCAGCTTCGCCCGTCAGAACATCCGTCTGGACTGGGGGGTCTTCACTCAGCCGGCCGGTTTTGAGCTGTCCGCCCTCACGGTCACCCTGGACCTGCAGACCCTGCATCTCAAGCCCTTCGAGCCCACCGACAGCAACGCCGAGGCCATCATCGCCGGCCTGTTCAACACCGTGCAGGTCGCGGTGGTGGGCATCGTCCTGGCCACGGCCCTGGGCGTCCTGGTGGGGGTGGCCCGCCTGTCCCGCAACTGGCTGGTCGCGCGGCTGAGCCTGGCCTACGTGGAAGCCCTGCGCAACACCCCGCTGCTGGTCCAGCTGTTTTTCTGGTACTTTGCCGTCTTCCTGCAGCTGCCCGACGGCTCGCCGGCCCGCCCGCCGCTGCGGGCGGGCCCGGTGACGCTGACCAACTCGGGGCTGGCGGTGGGCGGGCAGGTGGTGGAGCGGTTCGGACGCCTGGTGGTGGACGGCGGCTACCAGCTCCCTCCGGAACTGGCCGCCCTGGTCATCGGCCTGGCGGTGTACACCTCGGCGTTCATCGGCGAGATCGTGCGGGGCGGCATCCTGGCGGTGCCCCGGGGACAGATGGAGGCGGCCCGCAGCCTGGGGCTCACCTACGGGCAGGCGCTGCGCCACGTGGTCCTGCCCCAGGCCTTCCGCATCGTCATCCCGCCCCTGGGCAACCAGTTCCTGAACCTGACCAAGAACAGCAGTCTGGCCATCGGGATCGGCTACGCCGAGCTGCTGACCGCCGCCAACACGGTCAGCAGCCAGTCGTTCCGCTCCCTGGAGGCGTTCACCGTGGTGACCCTGGCCTACCTGGCCCTGTCCCTGAGCATCGCCGCCGCGCTGAACCTGGTGCGGGCCCGGCTGGCGCTGCCGGGCACCCTGTAG
- a CDS encoding diacylglycerol kinase has protein sequence MREPASRRTLRQAFAHAWDGLRHAVATQRTFRVQLVLAAAVTVVAAWLRLPSLQAAVVVLAMAAVLAAELLNTALEVVVDLLVQRNRHELARVAKDVAAAAVVVVSAAAAVAGVLVLGPPLGTAAGLAPGAAERWARILAAVAVAGGAAGLLVVRRSGPPRP, from the coding sequence GTGAGGGAGCCGGCGTCCCGGCGCACCCTGCGCCAGGCCTTCGCCCACGCCTGGGACGGGCTGCGCCACGCCGTGGCCACCCAGCGCACGTTCCGCGTACAGCTGGTCCTGGCCGCCGCCGTGACGGTCGTGGCGGCGTGGCTGCGCCTGCCGTCGCTGCAGGCCGCCGTGGTGGTCCTGGCGATGGCGGCCGTCCTGGCCGCGGAGCTGCTCAACACGGCCCTGGAGGTGGTGGTGGACCTGCTCGTGCAGCGCAACCGCCACGAGCTGGCCCGGGTGGCCAAAGACGTGGCCGCCGCCGCGGTGGTGGTGGTCTCGGCCGCGGCGGCCGTTGCGGGGGTCCTCGTCCTGGGGCCGCCCCTGGGCACGGCGGCGGGCCTCGCCCCCGGGGCGGCGGAGCGCTGGGCCCGGATCCTGGCCGCCGTGGCGGTCGCCGGCGGAGCCGCGGGCCTGCTCGTCGTCCGGCGGTCCGGCCCGCCCCGACCGTAG
- a CDS encoding transporter substrate-binding domain-containing protein, producing MRRGVAYLLAVALTVAAVSYTALAQPRTRVDMVRARGKLICGVSGATPGFSFPDPVSGRMVGFDADFCWAVAAFVDVPDVEFVNLTSANRIPAVVSGAVDVVFRTTTVTISRDDQVDFGPVTFYDGQRLLVRAASRIAGLDDLNGARICVHSGTTSERNITDQMRQRGFRFQLITFAEAKQAFDGLVAGRCDVFTTDASQLTAFRSTAPNPADFKIVGKEFSDEPLAPMYQENDSKWADVVNWTVWGVILGEELGITQAVARDAARLAELSGRDPVAKNFLEAKGGAMLRVLRLVGNYGEIYDRYFGPRQKTAITRAGTRNDLASRGGAMTSRPFR from the coding sequence GTGCGCAGAGGTGTGGCCTATCTGCTGGCCGTGGCCCTCACGGTGGCCGCGGTCTCGTACACGGCGCTGGCCCAGCCCCGCACCCGGGTGGACATGGTCCGCGCCCGGGGCAAGCTGATCTGCGGCGTCTCCGGCGCCACCCCCGGGTTCTCGTTCCCGGATCCGGTCTCCGGCCGCATGGTGGGATTCGACGCCGACTTCTGCTGGGCCGTGGCCGCGTTTGTGGACGTCCCCGATGTGGAGTTCGTCAACCTCACCTCGGCCAACCGCATTCCGGCCGTGGTGTCCGGCGCGGTGGACGTGGTGTTCCGCACCACCACCGTCACCATCAGCCGGGACGACCAGGTGGACTTCGGACCCGTGACCTTCTACGACGGCCAGCGGCTGCTGGTGCGCGCCGCTTCGCGGATCGCCGGGCTGGACGACCTCAACGGCGCCCGGATCTGCGTCCACTCGGGTACCACCAGCGAGCGGAACATCACGGACCAGATGCGCCAGCGGGGGTTCCGGTTCCAGCTCATCACCTTTGCCGAGGCCAAGCAGGCGTTTGACGGTCTGGTGGCGGGCCGGTGCGACGTGTTCACCACCGACGCGAGCCAGCTGACGGCCTTCCGGTCGACGGCCCCCAACCCGGCGGACTTCAAGATCGTGGGCAAAGAGTTCAGCGACGAGCCGCTGGCCCCCATGTACCAGGAGAACGACTCCAAGTGGGCCGACGTGGTGAACTGGACCGTCTGGGGCGTGATTCTGGGCGAGGAACTGGGCATCACCCAGGCCGTCGCCCGCGACGCCGCCCGGCTGGCCGAGCTGTCGGGCCGCGACCCGGTGGCCAAGAACTTCCTGGAGGCGAAGGGCGGGGCGATGCTGCGGGTCCTGCGGCTGGTGGGCAACTACGGGGAGATCTACGACCGCTACTTTGGTCCCCGCCAGAAGACGGCCATCACCCGCGCGGGGACCCGCAACGACCTGGCCAGCCGGGGCGGGGCCATGACCAGCCGCCCCTTTAGGTAA
- a CDS encoding cytidine deaminase, which yields MTRRGTRARGLAELIEAASQARRHAYAPYSGFRVGAAVRTADGSIYTGCNVENASYSLSHCAERVAIHRAVADGHRRVVEVAVVADGDDPAMPCGACRQVMAEFGVRRVVAATPGGRVRVRSLRRLLAEPFLADRLPRRRVR from the coding sequence ATGACGCGGCGGGGGACCCGCGCCCGCGGGCTGGCGGAACTGATCGAGGCCGCCTCGCAGGCCCGGCGGCACGCGTATGCGCCGTACTCGGGCTTCCGGGTGGGGGCGGCGGTGCGCACCGCCGACGGGTCCATCTACACCGGGTGCAACGTGGAGAACGCGTCCTACTCCCTGTCCCACTGCGCCGAGCGGGTGGCCATCCACCGGGCGGTGGCGGACGGCCACCGCCGCGTGGTGGAGGTGGCGGTGGTGGCCGACGGAGACGATCCGGCGATGCCCTGCGGCGCCTGCCGCCAGGTGATGGCGGAGTTCGGCGTCCGGCGGGTGGTGGCGGCCACGCCCGGCGGCCGCGTCCGGGTGCGGTCGCTGCGCCGCCTGCTGGCGGAACCGTTTCTGGCCGACCGCCTGCCCCGGCGACGGGTACGGTGA
- the ybeY gene encoding rRNA maturation RNase YbeY, which translates to MVARVTVSPRWVRLVRRVVRHVLGRRRHPPGVRVDVALVGDREIRRLHRRYLGADRATDVLSFPGGAEPGPSRGVRWLGEVVISVDRARAQARRAGHPPAAELALLAAHGVLHLLGYDDRRRTDAARMDRLQRRLLREIGIEVRG; encoded by the coding sequence GTGGTCGCCCGGGTCACGGTGTCGCCCCGGTGGGTGCGCCTGGTCCGCCGGGTGGTGCGCCATGTGCTCGGCCGCCGCCGGCATCCTCCGGGAGTGCGGGTGGACGTGGCCCTGGTCGGGGACCGGGAGATCCGCCGCCTGCACCGCCGGTACCTGGGGGCAGACAGGGCCACCGACGTCCTGTCGTTTCCCGGCGGCGCGGAACCCGGACCTTCCCGCGGGGTCCGGTGGCTGGGGGAGGTGGTGATCTCGGTGGACCGGGCCCGCGCGCAGGCGCGCCGGGCGGGGCATCCTCCCGCGGCGGAACTGGCCCTGCTGGCCGCCCACGGGGTGCTGCACCTGCTGGGGTACGACGACCGCCGCCGGACCGACGCCGCGCGGATGGACCGCCTCCAGCGCCGGCTCCTGCGGGAGATCGGCATCGAGGTGCGGGGGTGA
- a CDS encoding DUF502 domain-containing protein — MRARLRRYFITGLIVVLPLAVTLNVLLWALRVLDGLLGQFFVPLIGTRIPLLGLLTLLVVILVSGMLATNMLGRRVVELVDRLMLRIPLARSVYSAVKQLTDSLFLQRRSAFQRVVLIEWPRRGIYTVGFVTGESVGEPQERTPERVLNVFVVTTPNPTTGFLVLVPEDQVIPLEMSVEDALKMVMSGGIVTPSHPLTVAGPTAARRP; from the coding sequence ATGCGTGCCCGCCTGCGCCGCTACTTCATCACCGGCCTCATCGTGGTCCTGCCCCTGGCGGTCACCCTCAACGTCCTGCTGTGGGCGCTGCGGGTGCTGGACGGCCTGCTGGGCCAGTTCTTCGTCCCCCTGATCGGCACCCGGATTCCCCTGCTGGGCCTGCTGACCCTGCTGGTGGTGATCCTGGTCTCCGGCATGCTGGCCACCAACATGCTGGGCCGGCGGGTGGTGGAGCTGGTCGACCGGCTGATGCTGCGCATCCCCCTGGCCCGCAGCGTCTACTCGGCGGTCAAGCAGCTCACCGACAGCCTGTTCCTGCAGCGGCGGTCCGCCTTTCAGCGGGTGGTCCTGATCGAGTGGCCCCGGCGGGGCATCTACACGGTGGGGTTCGTGACCGGAGAGAGCGTGGGCGAACCCCAGGAGCGGACCCCCGAGCGGGTGCTCAACGTGTTCGTGGTGACCACGCCCAACCCCACCACCGGCTTTCTGGTGCTGGTGCCCGAAGACCAGGTGATCCCCCTGGAGATGTCCGTGGAGGACGCCCTCAAGATGGTGATGTCGGGAGGGATCGTCACCCCCTCCCACCCGCTGACGGTGGCGGGCCCCACGGCGGCCAGGCGCCCATGA
- a CDS encoding CBS domain-containing protein, producing the protein MAGGVGVYVSTILRAAIVDSEGTRLGVLGDVAVDLRDPLPRVTGLWMRGDRSKVALIPWEAVDRLGPGEVRLRVARRHLQPRPLQPEEMLLGDLLDTQVVDTDGLKVVRVNDLQLSPAEGSLRLSAVDVGTAGLLRRVGLERAARWVAGLLGRQLPERLIPWAMVAAFAGPRTAVRLSISRQRLREIHPADLAALMADLDRAERVEVVAALGHEQAAEALAEAAPQVQADVMRTLPTDVAADILEEMAPDDATDILTDLPPERAQELISHMAPEEARDVRTLLQYPEGTAGSVMTTEAIALPRDLTVDQTLQRLRALAPRAEHIYYLYVVDGAGRLVGVLPLRALIVASPATPIAEIMTPQVVTLHPDDDLETVAAALTTYDLLALPVVDPDGRLLGVVTVDDVMDVVLRKGRRRVPPRFRRRARRRR; encoded by the coding sequence TTGGCCGGGGGTGTGGGCGTGTACGTCAGCACCATCCTGCGCGCGGCCATCGTCGACAGCGAGGGAACCCGTCTGGGTGTCCTGGGGGACGTGGCGGTGGACCTGCGGGATCCCCTGCCCCGGGTCACCGGGCTGTGGATGCGCGGGGACCGCAGCAAGGTGGCGCTGATCCCCTGGGAGGCGGTGGACCGCCTGGGCCCGGGGGAGGTGAGGCTGCGGGTGGCCCGCCGCCACCTCCAGCCGCGCCCGCTGCAGCCGGAGGAGATGCTGCTGGGAGACCTGCTGGACACCCAGGTGGTGGACACCGACGGGCTGAAGGTGGTCCGGGTCAACGACCTGCAGCTGTCCCCGGCCGAGGGGTCCCTGCGGCTGTCGGCCGTGGACGTGGGGACGGCGGGACTGCTGCGGCGCGTGGGCCTGGAACGGGCGGCGCGGTGGGTCGCCGGCCTGCTGGGACGGCAGCTGCCGGAGCGGCTCATCCCCTGGGCGATGGTCGCGGCGTTTGCGGGCCCGCGGACGGCGGTGCGCCTGAGCATCTCCCGGCAGAGGCTGCGGGAGATCCACCCGGCCGACCTGGCAGCGCTGATGGCCGACCTGGACCGGGCCGAGCGGGTCGAGGTGGTGGCCGCCCTGGGCCACGAGCAGGCGGCGGAGGCCCTGGCCGAGGCCGCGCCCCAGGTGCAGGCCGACGTGATGCGCACCCTGCCCACCGACGTGGCCGCCGACATCCTGGAGGAGATGGCGCCCGACGACGCCACCGACATCCTCACCGACCTGCCCCCCGAGCGGGCCCAGGAACTGATCAGCCACATGGCCCCCGAGGAGGCCCGCGACGTCCGGACGCTGCTCCAGTATCCCGAGGGCACGGCCGGCAGCGTGATGACCACCGAGGCGATCGCCCTGCCCCGGGACCTGACGGTGGACCAGACCCTCCAGCGGCTGCGCGCCCTGGCTCCCCGAGCCGAACACATCTACTACCTGTACGTGGTGGACGGCGCCGGCCGCCTGGTGGGGGTCCTGCCCCTGCGGGCGCTGATCGTGGCCAGTCCCGCCACCCCCATCGCGGAGATCATGACCCCTCAGGTGGTGACGCTGCACCCCGACGACGACCTGGAGACGGTGGCCGCGGCCCTGACCACCTACGACCTGCTGGCCCTGCCCGTGGTGGATCCCGACGGCCGGCTGCTGGGGGTGGTGACGGTCGACGACGTCATGGA
- a CDS encoding amino acid ABC transporter ATP-binding protein: protein MSMTQDRVHTPPPRTGEPIIILEDVHKWFGRLHVLRGINLQVWPGEVVVVAGPSGSGKSTMIRCINRLESHQRGRIVVDGIELTDDVRNIDAVRSEVGMVFQSFNLFPHLTALQNITLAPLVVRRWPRERAERIALELLERVGIPEKAHAYPAQLSGGQQQRVAIARALAMQPKIMLFDEPTSALDPEMIQEVLDVMRGLARDAGMTMIVVTHEMGFAREVADRMVFMDEGVIVEEGPPEHFFTAPTHPRTRQFLSKILHQ from the coding sequence ATGTCGATGACCCAGGACCGGGTGCACACACCGCCGCCGCGGACCGGCGAGCCCATCATCATCCTGGAGGACGTCCACAAGTGGTTCGGCCGCCTGCACGTCCTGCGGGGGATCAACCTCCAGGTGTGGCCGGGCGAGGTGGTGGTGGTGGCCGGCCCGTCGGGCTCGGGCAAGTCCACCATGATCCGGTGCATCAACCGGCTGGAGAGCCACCAGCGGGGACGGATCGTGGTGGACGGCATCGAGCTCACCGACGACGTGCGCAACATCGACGCCGTGCGCAGCGAGGTGGGCATGGTCTTCCAGTCGTTCAACCTGTTCCCCCACCTCACGGCCCTGCAGAACATCACCCTGGCGCCCCTCGTCGTCCGCCGGTGGCCCCGGGAGCGGGCCGAACGCATCGCCCTGGAGCTGCTGGAGCGGGTCGGCATCCCCGAGAAAGCCCACGCCTATCCCGCCCAGCTGTCGGGCGGCCAGCAGCAGCGGGTGGCCATCGCCCGGGCGCTGGCCATGCAGCCCAAGATCATGCTCTTCGACGAACCGACCTCCGCCCTGGACCCGGAGATGATCCAGGAGGTCCTGGACGTGATGCGGGGCCTGGCGCGGGACGCCGGCATGACGATGATCGTGGTCACCCACGAGATGGGGTTTGCCCGCGAGGTGGCCGACCGCATGGTCTTCATGGACGAAGGGGTCATCGTGGAAGAGGGTCCCCCCGAGCACTTCTTCACCGCTCCCACCCACCCCCGCACGCGCCAGTTTCTGTCGAAGATCCTGCATCAGTAG
- a CDS encoding hemolysin family protein: protein MDPSSSPWGWVLLAALLILSAFFSGSETALLAANRLRLRQQRDAGDPRAARVLRLLEDPGRVLTALLVGNNLVNIAASVLAASLFVDLLGIRRGPWAAVAVMSVVLLIVSEITPKTFAAKHADRLSLWVSRPVAALTALLAPVIRVLSVASNLLVRPLGGRVDLTSPLVTEEEIRLLLKLGEEEGVIEKDERQMIHSIFEFGDKVVREVMVPRIDMVCVEDTTPLEGVLRVVIEEGHSRIPVYRETIDQIVGVVHVKDLLSHIRAGHNALPVREVMRPAFFVPESKRLDDLFREMRRRRTHMAIVVDEYGGTAGLVTVEDLLEEIVGPILDEYDVEEKLFEQVDAHTALVDGRMSLEEVNELMGLHLPTGEVDTVGGFVFALLGHVPQQGETVTVGDVEIVVEKLEGHRIARVRITRKVPAGPLRP from the coding sequence TTGGATCCGTCGAGTAGCCCGTGGGGCTGGGTTCTGCTGGCTGCCTTATTGATTCTGTCGGCGTTCTTCTCGGGATCCGAAACTGCCCTCCTGGCCGCCAACCGGTTGAGGCTGCGCCAGCAGCGCGATGCGGGTGATCCCCGCGCTGCCCGCGTGCTGCGTCTGCTGGAGGATCCCGGGCGGGTGCTGACGGCCCTGCTGGTGGGCAACAACCTGGTCAACATCGCCGCCTCGGTCCTGGCCGCGAGCCTGTTCGTGGACCTGCTGGGGATCCGCCGCGGCCCGTGGGCGGCTGTGGCGGTGATGTCGGTGGTCCTGCTCATCGTCAGCGAGATCACCCCCAAGACGTTTGCCGCCAAGCACGCCGACCGGCTGAGCCTGTGGGTCAGCCGCCCGGTGGCGGCGCTGACCGCGCTGCTGGCCCCGGTGATCCGGGTCCTGTCGGTGGCGAGCAACCTGCTGGTGCGCCCCCTGGGCGGGCGGGTGGACCTGACCTCGCCCCTGGTGACGGAAGAGGAGATCCGGCTGCTGCTGAAGCTCGGCGAAGAGGAGGGGGTCATCGAAAAGGACGAGCGTCAGATGATCCACTCCATCTTCGAGTTCGGGGACAAGGTGGTCCGGGAGGTGATGGTCCCGCGCATCGACATGGTGTGCGTGGAGGACACCACGCCCCTGGAGGGCGTGCTGCGGGTCGTCATCGAGGAAGGGCACTCCCGCATCCCGGTTTACCGCGAGACCATCGACCAGATCGTCGGGGTGGTGCACGTCAAAGACCTGCTCAGCCACATCCGGGCCGGCCACAACGCCCTCCCGGTGCGGGAGGTCATGCGGCCGGCGTTCTTCGTGCCCGAGAGCAAGCGGCTGGACGACCTGTTCCGGGAGATGCGCCGCCGGCGGACCCACATGGCCATCGTGGTGGACGAGTACGGCGGCACGGCCGGCCTGGTGACGGTGGAAGACCTGCTCGAGGAGATCGTGGGGCCGATCCTGGACGAGTACGACGTGGAGGAGAAGCTGTTCGAGCAGGTGGACGCCCACACCGCCCTGGTGGACGGGCGCATGAGCCTGGAAGAGGTCAACGAGCTGATGGGGCTGCACCTGCCCACTGGCGAGGTGGACACGGTGGGCGGATTCGTCTTCGCGCTGCTGGGTCACGTCCCCCAGCAGGGGGAGACGGTGACCGTCGGCGACGTGGAGATCGTGGTCGAGAAGCTGGAGGGCCACCGGATCGCCCGCGTCCGGATCACCCGCAAGGTGCCGGCGGGCCCCCTGCGGCCGTGA
- the era gene encoding GTPase Era: MPAPGSSPPPDHRSGFVAVVGRPNVGKSTLVNRLVGHKVAITAPVPQTTRSRLAAILTLPHAQLVFVDTPGLHQPRHRLGQWMVETAVRAVADADAVAWVVDASEGVTAEDEEVAARLRAQAAPVVAVLNKVDRTDPAGLAAVQDRVAGLGTWTAVLPVSALTGAGLDRLVETLVGLLPVGPPYYPPDMVTDQPEQFLARELIREAAIHLTREEVPHGIAVEIEEFAPREGTDVVYIRATLHVERESHKKILIGRDGRMLREVGRRARQEIEALLGRRVYLDLWVKTTPRWRDQDAVVRRLYPQ; this comes from the coding sequence ATTCCGGCTCCCGGCAGTTCCCCGCCCCCCGACCACCGCTCGGGCTTCGTGGCCGTGGTGGGCCGCCCCAACGTGGGCAAGTCCACGCTGGTCAACCGATTGGTGGGGCACAAGGTGGCCATCACCGCCCCGGTCCCCCAGACCACCCGCAGCCGCCTCGCCGCCATCCTGACCCTCCCGCACGCCCAGCTGGTCTTCGTCGACACCCCCGGACTGCACCAGCCCCGGCACCGGCTGGGGCAGTGGATGGTCGAGACCGCCGTCCGGGCGGTGGCCGACGCCGACGCGGTGGCGTGGGTGGTGGACGCCTCCGAGGGCGTGACCGCAGAGGACGAGGAGGTGGCCGCCCGGCTGCGGGCCCAGGCGGCGCCGGTGGTGGCGGTCCTCAACAAGGTGGACCGGACCGATCCGGCCGGCCTGGCCGCCGTCCAGGACCGGGTCGCCGGCCTGGGGACGTGGACAGCGGTCCTGCCGGTCTCCGCCCTGACCGGCGCCGGCCTGGACCGGCTGGTGGAGACCCTGGTGGGCCTGCTGCCGGTGGGGCCGCCGTACTACCCCCCGGACATGGTGACCGACCAGCCCGAGCAGTTCCTGGCCCGGGAGCTCATCCGGGAGGCCGCCATCCACCTGACCCGGGAGGAGGTCCCCCACGGCATCGCCGTCGAGATCGAGGAGTTCGCCCCCCGGGAGGGGACGGACGTGGTCTACATCCGGGCCACCCTGCACGTGGAGCGGGAGTCCCACAAGAAGATCCTCATCGGCCGGGACGGGCGCATGCTGCGGGAGGTCGGCCGGAGGGCGCGGCAGGAGATCGAGGCGCTGCTGGGCCGCCGGGTGTACCTGGACCTGTGGGTCAAGACGACCCCGCGCTGGCGCGACCAGGACGCCGTGGTGAGGCGGCTGTATCCGCAGTAG
- a CDS encoding amino acid ABC transporter permease produces the protein MATRADVLAAPAERLTVREWARRNLFDGVANSLLTVLTAAGVLAAAASVARWAARAHWAVVTENLRFWLVGLMPVELVWRAYWAGGLVVAMAALTVLGLRAGVAGRRLAGAWAGVLVGAGWVMSPVRLDQVGGLYLTVLLAAVAIGASFPIGVVVGIGRVSRLPVVRALATVYIEVIRGVPFITVLLWFSVFVTLVSGDALSRVQRAMVAMTVFTSAYVAEIVRGGIQSVSRGQVEAARALGLSGWQTMRTVVLPQAITNMIPALVGQFISLFKDTSLAVIIGLSELVGTGRALLAITRYLHDVQEVYVFLLVVYFAFTSILSAASRRLEKAMGLGER, from the coding sequence GTGGCGACGCGCGCCGATGTCCTGGCTGCGCCGGCGGAGCGGCTGACGGTCCGGGAGTGGGCCCGCCGCAACCTCTTCGACGGGGTGGCCAACTCCCTGCTGACGGTGCTCACCGCCGCCGGCGTCCTGGCCGCCGCGGCCTCGGTGGCCCGGTGGGCGGCCCGCGCCCACTGGGCGGTGGTCACCGAGAACCTGCGCTTCTGGCTGGTGGGGCTGATGCCCGTGGAACTGGTCTGGCGCGCCTACTGGGCGGGCGGCCTGGTGGTGGCCATGGCCGCGCTCACCGTCCTGGGTCTGCGGGCGGGGGTGGCCGGCCGGCGCCTGGCCGGGGCGTGGGCCGGCGTTCTGGTGGGCGCGGGGTGGGTGATGTCGCCGGTGCGGCTGGACCAGGTGGGGGGGCTGTACCTCACCGTGCTCCTGGCGGCGGTGGCCATCGGGGCGTCGTTCCCCATCGGGGTGGTGGTCGGTATCGGTCGGGTCAGCCGCCTGCCGGTGGTCCGCGCCCTGGCCACGGTGTACATCGAGGTGATCCGCGGCGTCCCCTTCATCACCGTCCTCCTGTGGTTTTCGGTGTTCGTGACCCTGGTGTCGGGGGACGCCCTGAGCCGGGTCCAGCGGGCCATGGTGGCCATGACGGTGTTCACCTCGGCCTACGTGGCCGAGATCGTCCGCGGAGGCATCCAGTCGGTATCCCGGGGACAGGTGGAGGCGGCCCGCGCCCTGGGGCTGAGCGGGTGGCAGACCATGCGCACCGTGGTCCTCCCCCAGGCCATCACGAACATGATCCCCGCCCTGGTGGGACAGTTCATCAGCCTGTTCAAGGACACGTCCCTGGCGGTCATCATCGGCCTCAGCGAGCTGGTGGGGACCGGGCGGGCGCTGCTGGCCATCACCCGGTATCTCCACGACGTGCAGGAGGTGTACGTCTTCCTGCTGGTGGTGTACTTCGCCTTCACCTCGATCCTCTCGGCCGCCAGCCGCCGGCTGGAGAAGGCCATGGGGCTGGGCGAGCGGTGA